The proteins below come from a single Balaenoptera acutorostrata chromosome 2, mBalAcu1.1, whole genome shotgun sequence genomic window:
- the TECR gene encoding very-long-chain enoyl-CoA reductase isoform X1 — MDLSVSVVARETSQGLGPVFGLNGLPRPMPPKTIKKPKKAVLFFEVEILDAKTREKLCFLDKVEPQATIAEIKNLFTKTHPQWYPARQSLRLDPKGKSLKDEDILQKLPVGTTATLYFRDLGAQISWVTVFLTEYAGPLFIYLLFYFRVPFIYGHKYDFTSSRHTVVHLACICHSFHYIKRLLETLFVHRFSHGTMPLRNIFKNCTYYWGFAAWMAYYINHPLYTPPTYGAQQVKLALAIFVICQLGNFSIHMALRDLRPAGSKTRKIPYPTKNPFTWLFLLVSCPNYTYEVGSWIGFAIMTQCVPVALFSLVGFTQMTIWAKGKHRSYLKEFRDYPPLRMPIIPFLL; from the exons ATGGACCTGAGCGTGAGCGTGGTGGCCCGGGAGACCAGCCAGGGCCTTGGCCCCGTCTTTGGTCTCAATGGGCTCCCCCGGCCTATGCCCCCCAAGACGATCAAGAAACCTAAAAAGGCCGTTCTCTTCTTTGAGGTGGAGATTCTGGACGCAAAGACGCGGGAGaagctgtgcttcctggacaag GTGGAGCCCCAAGCCACCATTGCCGAGATCAAGAACCTTTTCACGAAGACCC ACCCACAGTGGTACCCCGCCCGCCAGTCGCTCCGCCTGGACCCCA AGGGCAAGTCCCTGAAGGATGAGGACATTCTGCAGAAGCTGCCCGTGGGCACCACGGCCACTCTCTACTTCCGGGACCTGGGGGCCCAGATCAGCTGGGTAACG gtctTCCTGACAGAGTACGCCGGGCCCCTTTTCATCTATCTGCTCTTCTACTTTCGGGTGCCCTTCATCTATGGCCACAAATATGACTTCACGTCCAGTCGGCACACGGTGGTACA cctcgCCTGCATCTGCCACTCATTCCATTACATCAAGCGCCTGCTGGAGACGCTCTTCGTGCACCGCTTCTCCCACGGCACCATGCCCTTGCGCAACATCTTCAAG AACTGCACCTACTACTGGGGCTTCGCCGCGTGGATGGCCTATTACATCAACCACCCTCTCTACACGCCCCCCA CTTACGGAGCTCAGCAGGTTAAACTGGCACTCGCCATCTTTGTG ATCTGCCAGCTCGGCAACTTCTCCATCCACATGGCCCTGCGGGACCTGCGGCCAGCGG GGTCTaagaccaggaagatcccataccCCACCAAGAACCCCTTCACGTGGCTCTTCCTGCTGGTGTCCTGCCCCAATTACACCTACGAG GTGGGGTCCTGGATTGGCTTTGCCATCATGACACAGTGTGTCCCAG TGGCCCTCTTCTCCCTGGTGGGCTTCACCCAGATGACCATCTGGGCCAAGGGCAAGCACCGCAGCTACCTGAAGGAGTTCCGAGACTACCCGCCCCTGCGCATGCCCATCATCCCCTTCCTGCTCTGA
- the TECR gene encoding very-long-chain enoyl-CoA reductase isoform X2, which yields MKHSEVEILDAKTREKLCFLDKVEPQATIAEIKNLFTKTHPQWYPARQSLRLDPKGKSLKDEDILQKLPVGTTATLYFRDLGAQISWVTVFLTEYAGPLFIYLLFYFRVPFIYGHKYDFTSSRHTVVHLACICHSFHYIKRLLETLFVHRFSHGTMPLRNIFKNCTYYWGFAAWMAYYINHPLYTPPTYGAQQVKLALAIFVICQLGNFSIHMALRDLRPAGSKTRKIPYPTKNPFTWLFLLVSCPNYTYEVGSWIGFAIMTQCVPVALFSLVGFTQMTIWAKGKHRSYLKEFRDYPPLRMPIIPFLL from the exons GTGGAGATTCTGGACGCAAAGACGCGGGAGaagctgtgcttcctggacaag GTGGAGCCCCAAGCCACCATTGCCGAGATCAAGAACCTTTTCACGAAGACCC ACCCACAGTGGTACCCCGCCCGCCAGTCGCTCCGCCTGGACCCCA AGGGCAAGTCCCTGAAGGATGAGGACATTCTGCAGAAGCTGCCCGTGGGCACCACGGCCACTCTCTACTTCCGGGACCTGGGGGCCCAGATCAGCTGGGTAACG gtctTCCTGACAGAGTACGCCGGGCCCCTTTTCATCTATCTGCTCTTCTACTTTCGGGTGCCCTTCATCTATGGCCACAAATATGACTTCACGTCCAGTCGGCACACGGTGGTACA cctcgCCTGCATCTGCCACTCATTCCATTACATCAAGCGCCTGCTGGAGACGCTCTTCGTGCACCGCTTCTCCCACGGCACCATGCCCTTGCGCAACATCTTCAAG AACTGCACCTACTACTGGGGCTTCGCCGCGTGGATGGCCTATTACATCAACCACCCTCTCTACACGCCCCCCA CTTACGGAGCTCAGCAGGTTAAACTGGCACTCGCCATCTTTGTG ATCTGCCAGCTCGGCAACTTCTCCATCCACATGGCCCTGCGGGACCTGCGGCCAGCGG GGTCTaagaccaggaagatcccataccCCACCAAGAACCCCTTCACGTGGCTCTTCCTGCTGGTGTCCTGCCCCAATTACACCTACGAG GTGGGGTCCTGGATTGGCTTTGCCATCATGACACAGTGTGTCCCAG TGGCCCTCTTCTCCCTGGTGGGCTTCACCCAGATGACCATCTGGGCCAAGGGCAAGCACCGCAGCTACCTGAAGGAGTTCCGAGACTACCCGCCCCTGCGCATGCCCATCATCCCCTTCCTGCTCTGA
- the NDUFB7 gene encoding NADH dehydrogenase [ubiquinone] 1 beta subcomplex subunit 7, whose protein sequence is MGAHLARRYLGDASVEPDPLRMPTFPPDYGFPGRKERETVATQQEMNDAQLVLQQRDYCAHYLIRLLRCKRDSFPNFLACKHEQHDWDSCEHLDYVKRMKEFERERRLLQRKKRRQQREADVARGQGSGEVGPGVAL, encoded by the exons ATGGGGGCTCACCTGGCGCGGCGCTACCTGGGCGATGCATCGGTGGAGCCCGACCCCCTGCGGATGCCCACCTTCCCGCCAGACTACGGCTTCCCCGGGCGCAAAGAACGCG AGACGGTGGCCACTCAGCAGGAGATGAACGACGCACAGCTGGTGCTGCAGCAGCGGGACTACTGCGCCCACTACCTCATCCGGCTCCTCAGGTGCAAGCGTGACAGCTTCCCCAACTTCCTGGCCTGCAAGCACGAGCAGCACGACTGGGACTCCTGCGAGCACCTCGA CTACGTGAAGCGCATGAAGGAGTTTGAGCGGGAGCGGCGGCTGCTCCAGCGGAAGAAGAGGCGGCAGCAGAGGGAGGCGGACGTGGCCAGAGGCCAGGGGTCCGGTGAGGTGGGCCCCGGGGTGGCCCTGTAG
- the CLEC17A gene encoding C-type lectin domain family 17, member A, with amino-acid sequence MCALYTNSGCRDLPGPGEEDDDDDYENTAPLYKDLPPKPGWMAPPRPPRAGKKTESPPLPCKLPKNTGLNLTPVTCTTPQLATPVPWIRQKSRGPRCYQEERLMVYVCLLVVVSLLMGCTCLAVTLIKYQEVVEELRMLTFQQMAWRVNVTGMAGLAGLKKDIDRVRADTNQSLLELRGLLDCTRVTCPEGWLPFQGKCYYFSPSTKSWDEARKFCQENYSHLVIISNFAEQNFVAKAHGSPRVYWLGLNDRNREGDWRWLDGSPITLSFWDPQEPNNLHNEDCASMNKGGTWNDLSCDKTTYWICERKCSC; translated from the exons ATGTGCGCCCTGTATACTAACTCTGGGTGCAGGGACCTGCCAG GGCCCGGAGAAGAGGATGACGATGATGATTATGAGAACACAGCACCACTGTACAAGGACCTTCCTCCCAAGCCTG GTTGGATGGCTCCACCAAGGCCTCCAAGGGCAg gaaagaaaacagagagcCCCCCACTTCCCTGCAAGCTCCCGAAGAACACAG GCCTGAACCTCACCCCTGTCACCTGCACAACTCCTCAACTGG CAACTCCAGTGCCCTGGATCCGTCAGAAGTCCAGAGGTCCTAGGTGTTACCAGGAGGAGAGACTCATGGTGTACGTGTGTCTGCTGGTGGTGGTGTCACTGCTCATGGGCTGCACTTGTCTGGCTGTTACCCTGATTAAAT ACCAGGAGGTGGTGGAAGAGCTGCGGATGTTAACCTTTCAGCAGATGGCATGGCGAGTGAATG TGACTGGCATGGCGGGGCTAGCCGGCCTGAAGAAGGACATTGACCGAGTAAGAGCTGACACCAACCAGTCCCTGCTGGAACTTCGGGGCTTATTAG ACTGTACCAGGGTCACCTGCCCTGAGGGCTGGCTCCCTTTTCAGGGTAAGTGTTACTACTTCTCTCCAAGCACCAAGTCATGGGATGAAGCCCGGAAGTTCTGCCAGGAGAATTACTCTCACTTGGTCATCATCAGTAACTTTGCTGAGCAG AACTTTGTGGCCAAGGCTCATGGCTCTCCTCGGGTATACTGGTTGGGGCTGAATGACAGAAACCGTGAAGGGGACTGGAGGTGGCTGGATGGGTCACCCATCACTTTGAG CTTTTGGGACCCACAGGAACCCAACAACCTCCATAATGAGGACTGTGCCAGCATGAACAAAGGTGGCACCTGGAATGACCTCTCTTGCGACAAAACTACGTATTGGATTTGTGAGCGGAAATGTTCCTGTTGA